The Patescibacteria group bacterium genomic sequence CAGAGGAAAGCATTGCAATCTTGATGCGTTCCCGCAATCTTTCTGATGCTGAGGTAAAAAATATTCCGTCTGAATTACTAAAGGTAGTGAGCATTACGGCTGGAAAAGTTAACAGCGATTTAGTTGACTTGCTTAAAATTTTTGGGCAAGAGCTAGATCTTGATCAAAATTGGCATAGCGACCAAATCAAGCTTATCAAGGGTGCGATTGCTGCGATAGATCATTTGGCCAAGGGTGAAATAGATCAATTGTTAAGATTGGCAAAGTTGGTTATAGAAAAGAATTTTTTTCTTTTTTATAATAGGGTTTTTAGGATTTTGGCAAAAAATATCAAATTTTTAACCGTTGATCATTTTGGAAGTTTAGCGCCAATAATTCCGGATTTAGTCTTTGATTCCAATGATGTGACGAAACAAGTCGGAATGATGCTGGTTGAAAATTTGCGTTTAGCTTACCCTGTTTTAGGAGAAACGAATCAAGCTATGACAGGGAATGTTTTACAAGATGTTAAGAATAGGATAATCACTGGAAATTTTTAGGTTTCCAGTGATTCAGGAGGTTTAAGATGGGCAGCACAATAATGAGCGGTTCTTTGATGAAATTAATTGATGCAACACTGGAAGAGGCAGAAAGAAGAAATGCGCTTTTAAAGTTTCGGGGGGAACATGGATTGGGAATAAAGCTAGTAAAGAGGAAATATTTACTTGAAGCTTTAGAAAGCTTAAATGCAAATGCAATGTCGGTTGTTCTTAACGAACAGCTGTTAGAAATTATTAAGTCATTTTGGGCGTGCATTATAGATCCTTTAATGAGAACAGGGTCTATTCTAGGCCACCATTTGGACTTTTTGCGCAATGAAGTAAAGCTTACAGCTACGATCGGCATCAAGGCTATATGTTTTATTCAAGAAAAATATGAACCACCAGAAGTTTTAGTGGACTTATATTTCAATGAAAAAAACAAAGAAGGCGTAGAAGCTAAGATCAATAAGCTCGGCGAATTGGTTTTTATTGACCCTGATATTAATAGGTTGTGGCCAATAAATATTCGCAGGGTTATCCAGGCTTCGGTCTTAGCTTATTATCTTGTATTAGTTTGTCCTGGAATATGCAAAGAGTCACCTAGCGGCGATGATGATGAAAAGGACAATGAAAAACGAGAGCAAAAAAAGAAACGGAAGGGAGTAATAAATTTCCGAAGGGCGCATTTACGCACATTGCCAGAAGGTTATGTCGCCTCAGCACGCCAGTTGGCACTAGCTATCTCTTCTGGAAAATATAGCGAAGAAGAGATTGAACATATAGTGCAAGAGGGAAGGCACCAAACTTTTGTGAAGGAATTTTCAAAAGAGGATAGCGACCTTCCGAATATAGATCCTAGAAAGTTATTTAGTAAAATTTCCCCAATAAAATTTCTAAATGCTTATTTAGATTTAACGGGAGGTTGAGTTTTCTGGGTTATTCTGAAAAAGAATAACCCTTTTTATTACTAAAATTTTAAAACAGACCGTGCTTTTTTTGTATTTATTTTTAATTGTTTAAATATATTTAGCTTCCACGAAAGAAAGATTTTTGAATTCTCCTGTAATTTTGTCCCAATCCGTCAAAATAGAGGAGGTTTAGAATAGTTTTTTTGTTTGCCGAAAGTAGGTTATAATAAAAAAGATATCCCCTTCAAGTTTGCTGCGGCTGGGTAATTTGTTAGTATATTGGAGACAAAAATCAAGGTGTATGAAACAACAATTAGCAAAATTAATTCCGGCTGGCAGCGTAATTTTGGGAATTACTACTTTAATCTCGTATTTATTAGGATTGGTTCGCGATCACTATTTCGCTCAAATCTTTGGCGCTTCAAGGGCTCTTGACGCTTATAACGCCGCTTTTTTGATTCCTGATTTGTTATTTAATATTTTGGTGGCGAGCGGGATTGCCGCGGCTTTTATCCCGATTTTTACCGAGCTTTTGAAACTTGACGCGGAGCGGGCTTTAAAATACGCAAACTCAGTTATTACCGCCGCTATCGGATCAATGATCATTATTTCGGTAATTATTATTATTTTTGCCGGTCCGATTAGCGCGTTAGTGGTCCCGGGGTTTAATCTGACGGATCGCGCGCTGGTGGCTAAAATTCTTCGCCTCTTGGCTCTATCGCCCATATTTTTTGGAGTCTCAAACGCTATCGGCGCTATGTTAGTAACTAAACGGCGTTTTCTTTTTTATGGCTTGTCTCCGGTTTTATATAATTTAGGAATAATCGGCGGCACAATTTTTCTCGCGCCGCATTTCGGAATTATGGGCGTGGCATTAGGCACTGTCGGCGGCGCATTTTTACATCTCGCAGCCAGATTTTTTGACGCGCGGCGGTCAGGTTTTGTTTTTAGTTTAAAATATTCTTTTGGGACCGCGGAGTTTAAACAAACTCTCAAATTAATGTTGCCGAAAATGCTTGGCCATCCGATGGAGCTCATTACTTTTTGGGCGTTTACAGCTATTAGTTCTACTTTAATTCCCGGTTCGGTAGCGGTGATGAGTTTTGCCCGAAATTTTGAAAGTGTTCCAGTTAGTTTAATTGGTATTACTATTGCCACAACCACCTTCCCGATTTTAGCGATGACGATTGCCGACCGTTCGATTGAACGTTTCCGCAAAATTTTAAGAAATTCTTTTTTGTTAATATTTTTTACCAGTATCGCCGCCGCCTGCGCTACCTTTTGGATAAAAGAACCCTTGGTTCGGATTGCTTTGGGAGGGGGAGCGTTTCAGGCGAGTGATATTGCCAGAACCTCGGCGACTTTAGGGATGTTTGCTTTAGCCATACCGACCGAAGCCTCGATTCAGCTTTTGGCGCGCGCTTTTTACGCTACAAAAAACACGATCATTCCGGTCGCGTTAAGTATTGTCGGGCTTATTATTTCAGTTGGCGGCGCCTATTTATTGGTTCCGCGCTATGAGATTTTAGCTTTGCCTTTAGGATTTTTTATCGGCAGCGCGGTAGAATTAATTTTGTTGATCTTCTTAATTTTGATTAGGACTCGGCAATTATTCAGCCATATTCCCAAAAATGAACAACCGTTGTTGCAGTAAGTTTTAGTTCGGGTAAACAACTATAATGGCTTTGCGGCCAGTGGGGATATCTTTCTCTAATTCTAAATTGTTTAATTCGCCGCCGCCAAAAGGCGCGTCGTGAACAGCGTTATATAGAACATTAGCGTTGTAAACATAATTGTAGCCTCTTCTTGTGCCGACATCATTGGTAATAAAGTTGCCATCTTTAGTTATACCTTTAACCACGATCATATGATAAATCGGTCCGGGTTGGCGATAAAACGGATTGTTGACCATGCGGCCAGCTAAGGGCACGATGACTGGACGGCCGGCAATTATTTGCGTTTTAATATCTTCCAGAGAAATATCATAATCGACATCTACCCGTTTATAACCAAAATATTCTTTTAGTATTTGTCCGGTTTCTTTGGCGGTGGTATGTTCGTAATAGCCAAAGGTTTTATTTTCCCAATCTACTATTTTAAGAATTTCTTGTTTGGCAATTGCCGGAGTAAGCTTTTCGTGTTTGTAAAAGCGGTCAACTAAAAGAGCCGAGGTTTCTTCGCAGGCTTCTCCATATGGCAAACTCCAATCTTTATATGGCGCTTGGGCGGAAAAGGGCACAGCTAAGTTTATGCCGGCAAATTTAGTGGAGGTGGCGGCAATGGGCGACGTTGAAACATTTTCAACCTCTGTTGGCAATTGGCGTTTCTCCAATTCCAGAATAAGGTCTCGAATATTGCTGCGAAAATAAAAAGCCGAAATCCCGACAACTATCAATGCCCCCGCGGTTATTAATATTTTTTTCATACTATTTATTATACAATATTTATATAATATCAAACAATATTAAGCCCACGCATTTCGCATTCTGATGCCGTTATGATAAAGGCAATCGCAGAATCAAAATGCGTAGCCCCAATAACCTTATTATGAACAAGCATTTAAAAGTTAAATCTTTCCAGGAAACTTTAAACGCTGGCATGTGCGGGCCGGCTAGTTTAAAGATATTATTTAGTTATTATGGGATAAATAAGACAGAAAAAGAATTAGCCAAGATGATTGGATGGGATAAAGATCTAGGGGTAGATGATAAAGGAATCAAACAGGTGGCAGAAACACTGGGTTTTAAGGTAAAAATAAAGAATAATAGCAGCTTCGGAGATATTGAGAACTGGCTAAATAAAGGCGTGCCAGTTATTGTGGACTGGTTCACGCGAGGCAGATCTGACTATCCTGATTCGGAAACAGCCGATGGACATTATTCGGTTGTAGCCGGTTTGGATAATAAATTTATTTATCTTCAGGATCCGGAGATTGGAAAAATAAGAAAAATAAAAAGGTATGATTTTATGAGAGTATGGTTTGATTTTAAAGGGGACTATATTCAGAAAAATAAATTGATAATTAGACAGTTAATAGTAATTTATCGCTAATAAGATGTTTGGAAAGTATCGTTTTTCCGAGAGCGCAAATATAGTAACTCCCAAAATACTAGGACCTAAATCCGAAGAACTATTAAGAATAAATTTGGGGTCAAGTCTTAAAGCTTGACCTTTTTTTATTTTAAATTATAAAATCGCCAGAAGGGCGATTTTTTGGTAAAATAAAAAAGAGTTCATTAAAATAAAAACAAATTTATGCATTTAAAAGTAAGATACATTTTTATCCTTGCCCTTTCGGTCATTTTTATAGGAATTGGCATATATATTTTGTTTTCAAAGACAAAAAAGGAGTCTTCTAAAACTCCAGAGAGGACTCAAATTATTTGGGTATTGGAAAAAGCGGGCGAAGATAAGGAGACAGGAGCGCCGCTTACGAGAGTAAAAGTAGATTTCAAAGGTGAAATCAATAAAGGATATGACGCGGGGGTTTATGCCGGAAACTGTTTTGAGATTGCCAAATCTGAATGGGAACTCTTAGAAAATGAAGTTTCGGGAGTGATTTGCTGGTGGGCAGGCGGGGGAGATGAAATCGGTATTTTTCAGGAGGATGACAAATTGGTTATCAAACACGGGACA encodes the following:
- the murJ gene encoding murein biosynthesis integral membrane protein MurJ, whose product is MKQQLAKLIPAGSVILGITTLISYLLGLVRDHYFAQIFGASRALDAYNAAFLIPDLLFNILVASGIAAAFIPIFTELLKLDAERALKYANSVITAAIGSMIIISVIIIIFAGPISALVVPGFNLTDRALVAKILRLLALSPIFFGVSNAIGAMLVTKRRFLFYGLSPVLYNLGIIGGTIFLAPHFGIMGVALGTVGGAFLHLAARFFDARRSGFVFSLKYSFGTAEFKQTLKLMLPKMLGHPMELITFWAFTAISSTLIPGSVAVMSFARNFESVPVSLIGITIATTTFPILAMTIADRSIERFRKILRNSFLLIFFTSIAAACATFWIKEPLVRIALGGGAFQASDIARTSATLGMFALAIPTEASIQLLARAFYATKNTIIPVALSIVGLIISVGGAYLLVPRYEILALPLGFFIGSAVELILLIFLILIRTRQLFSHIPKNEQPLLQ
- a CDS encoding C39 family peptidase, which translates into the protein MKKILITAGALIVVGISAFYFRSNIRDLILELEKRQLPTEVENVSTSPIAATSTKFAGINLAVPFSAQAPYKDWSLPYGEACEETSALLVDRFYKHEKLTPAIAKQEILKIVDWENKTFGYYEHTTAKETGQILKEYFGYKRVDVDYDISLEDIKTQIIAGRPVIVPLAGRMVNNPFYRQPGPIYHMIVVKGITKDGNFITNDVGTRRGYNYVYNANVLYNAVHDAPFGGGELNNLELEKDIPTGRKAIIVVYPN
- a CDS encoding C39 family peptidase; translation: MNKHLKVKSFQETLNAGMCGPASLKILFSYYGINKTEKELAKMIGWDKDLGVDDKGIKQVAETLGFKVKIKNNSSFGDIENWLNKGVPVIVDWFTRGRSDYPDSETADGHYSVVAGLDNKFIYLQDPEIGKIRKIKRYDFMRVWFDFKGDYIQKNKLIIRQLIVIYR